A genome region from Labilibaculum antarcticum includes the following:
- a CDS encoding ferritin: MAISKKVEEILNKQINAEFWSAYFYLSMSNYCNANGMPGVANWMKVQFQEETSHAMKILDYVNERGGRVVLNPITEVPADWNGILHIFEETLKHEEIVTGLINGCVNVAIEEKDHASVNFLQWFVDEQVEEEATVNEILDQLRMFEGKGHGLYMMDKEFKARVFVDSTQA; the protein is encoded by the coding sequence ATGGCTATTAGTAAGAAAGTAGAGGAAATTTTGAACAAGCAAATCAATGCTGAATTTTGGTCTGCTTATTTCTATTTATCAATGTCTAACTATTGCAATGCGAATGGAATGCCTGGCGTTGCAAACTGGATGAAAGTACAGTTCCAGGAAGAAACTTCTCATGCAATGAAAATTTTGGATTACGTAAATGAACGAGGCGGAAGAGTCGTTTTGAATCCAATTACTGAAGTTCCTGCAGACTGGAATGGTATTTTGCATATTTTCGAAGAAACATTGAAGCACGAAGAAATCGTGACTGGCTTAATTAATGGCTGTGTTAATGTTGCTATTGAAGAAAAAGATCATGCTTCTGTAAATTTTTTACAATGGTTTGTTGATGAGCAAGTAGAAGAAGAAGCTACAGTTAACGAAATTCTTGATCAATTGAGAATGTTTGAAGGAAAAGGCCATGGTTTGTATATGATGGACAAAGAATTTAAGGCTAGAGTTTTTGTTGATTCAACTCAAGCATAG
- the secA gene encoding preprotein translocase subunit SecA: MGFIDTTLGKLFGNKSDRDLKDLTPYLGQIKAEYERITVLSTDDLRGESDKLKQHIQDFIKTEQDEILSLKEKVENGDVSINERELIYDQIDEIENKIDAKIEEVLDEILPTAFAIVKDTARRFTENEELEVTASKFDRDLAPYYDNIQIDGDTAVYFNSWTAGGTEITWDMIHYDVQLIGGTVLHQGKIAEMATGEGKTLVATLPVFLNALTGRGVHLITVNDYLAKRDSEWMGPIYQFHGLSVDCIDKHSPNSDERRKAYASDITFGTNNEFGFDYLRDNMATNPKDLVQRRHNYSIVDEVDSVLVDDARTPLIISGPIPRGEHQQFDNLKPKVQNLVRAQNELVMKIFTDTKKLLNSEDKKELEEGAKLLLRTFKGLPKMKPLIKFLSEQGNKAILLKTENFYMQENSKNMHIVTDELYFIIDEQHNSIELTDKGIDLLSADAEDSGFFVLPDIGSEVAVIEKSDLSDEEKLAKKDEMIQAYSVRSERVHTINQLLKAYTLFENDVEYVMMDGKVKIVDEQTGRIMEGRRYSDGLHQAIEAKENVKVEAATQTFATITLQNYFRMYQKLSGMTGTAETEAGELWDIYKLEVVVIPTNRPIIRDDREDLVYKTKREKYSAVIDEIVDLVKAGRPVLVGTTSVEISELLGRMLKIKGIKHNVLNAKLHQREADIVAEAGQSGTVTIATNMAGRGTDIKLTKAVKAAGGLAIVGTERHDSRRVDRQLRGRAGRQGDVGSSQFFVSLEDDLMRLFSSDRIVKLMDKMGLKEGEVIQHSMISKSIERAQKKVEENNFGIRKRLLEYDDVMNSQREVIYKRRRHALFGERIQVDIANMMFDLSELIANEYHGGDFEEFKLDLIRTLSTDSPISEEELMKEKPEVVTEKIYQVVLDNYKRKVESISKQAYPVIKNVYESKAEIYENIVVPFSDGSKMFQVVTNLKKAYESKAENLVRSFEKVSILATIDDAWKEHLREMDDLKQSVQNASYEQKDPLLIYKFESFNLFKTMIETTNKSVVSSLMKGHIPLSDPEDIRKAEERKRTDLSNLKTTKEEIGGGRGKSEPKKMEPVRVAQKVGRNEPCPCGSGKKYKQCHGKGVPA; encoded by the coding sequence ATGGGTTTTATAGATACTACATTAGGTAAATTATTTGGTAATAAGTCAGATAGAGACCTTAAAGATTTGACCCCTTATTTAGGGCAGATTAAAGCAGAATATGAAAGAATCACAGTTTTAAGTACTGATGATCTTCGTGGAGAATCAGATAAATTAAAGCAACATATTCAGGATTTCATTAAAACGGAACAAGACGAAATATTAAGTCTTAAAGAAAAGGTTGAAAATGGCGATGTCTCAATCAATGAGAGAGAATTAATCTACGATCAGATTGACGAAATCGAAAATAAAATTGACGCTAAAATAGAAGAAGTACTGGACGAAATTCTTCCAACTGCTTTTGCTATTGTAAAAGATACAGCACGCAGATTTACCGAAAACGAAGAGCTGGAAGTAACAGCATCTAAATTTGATAGAGATTTAGCTCCCTATTACGATAACATACAAATAGATGGTGATACTGCGGTCTATTTTAATTCATGGACTGCAGGTGGAACTGAGATAACCTGGGACATGATTCATTACGATGTTCAGTTGATTGGTGGTACTGTTCTTCATCAAGGAAAAATTGCAGAGATGGCAACAGGTGAAGGTAAAACTCTTGTGGCTACCTTACCTGTATTTTTAAATGCATTAACTGGTAGAGGTGTTCACTTGATTACTGTGAATGATTACCTTGCAAAACGTGACTCGGAATGGATGGGACCAATCTACCAATTCCACGGACTATCTGTTGACTGTATCGATAAACACTCTCCAAATTCAGATGAACGAAGAAAAGCTTATGCATCTGATATTACTTTTGGAACAAATAATGAGTTCGGTTTTGATTACCTGCGTGATAATATGGCAACAAATCCTAAGGATTTGGTTCAACGCCGTCACAATTATTCGATTGTCGATGAAGTTGACTCGGTTTTGGTTGATGATGCACGTACTCCATTGATTATTTCCGGTCCAATTCCAAGAGGTGAGCATCAACAGTTTGATAATTTGAAACCTAAGGTTCAAAATTTGGTGAGAGCTCAAAATGAATTGGTAATGAAGATTTTTACCGATACTAAAAAATTACTGAACAGCGAAGATAAAAAGGAGCTTGAGGAGGGTGCAAAATTATTGCTTAGAACCTTTAAAGGTTTGCCAAAAATGAAGCCACTTATTAAATTCTTAAGTGAGCAGGGAAATAAGGCCATTCTTTTGAAAACCGAAAATTTCTATATGCAGGAAAATAGTAAAAATATGCACATCGTTACTGATGAGCTATATTTTATTATTGATGAACAGCATAATTCTATTGAACTTACTGATAAAGGAATCGACCTGCTTAGTGCTGATGCTGAAGATTCAGGTTTCTTTGTGTTACCTGATATTGGATCAGAAGTTGCCGTTATTGAAAAATCAGATCTTTCGGATGAAGAAAAATTAGCTAAGAAAGATGAAATGATTCAGGCTTACTCTGTAAGATCAGAAAGGGTTCATACAATTAACCAACTATTAAAGGCATATACTCTTTTCGAAAATGATGTAGAGTATGTTATGATGGATGGTAAGGTGAAAATTGTAGATGAGCAAACAGGGCGTATTATGGAAGGCCGTCGTTACTCAGATGGTTTACACCAGGCAATTGAAGCTAAAGAAAATGTAAAAGTAGAGGCTGCGACTCAAACATTTGCCACCATTACTCTTCAAAATTACTTTAGAATGTATCAGAAGCTTTCTGGTATGACTGGTACTGCGGAAACAGAAGCAGGTGAGCTTTGGGATATCTATAAATTAGAAGTTGTTGTAATCCCAACCAACCGTCCAATTATTCGTGACGACCGTGAGGATTTAGTCTATAAAACAAAACGAGAAAAATATTCAGCGGTAATTGATGAAATTGTTGATCTGGTAAAAGCTGGTCGTCCGGTTTTGGTAGGAACAACATCAGTTGAAATTTCTGAATTATTAGGTCGTATGCTTAAGATTAAAGGAATTAAGCACAACGTACTGAATGCAAAATTACATCAGCGCGAAGCAGATATTGTAGCGGAAGCAGGTCAATCAGGAACTGTAACCATTGCTACAAATATGGCTGGTCGTGGTACTGATATTAAGCTAACCAAAGCAGTAAAAGCTGCTGGTGGTTTGGCAATTGTTGGTACCGAGCGTCATGATTCCCGTCGTGTTGACCGTCAGTTACGTGGTCGTGCCGGTCGTCAGGGAGATGTTGGATCTTCTCAATTCTTTGTGTCTTTGGAAGATGATTTGATGCGTTTATTTAGCTCAGATCGTATTGTGAAGTTGATGGACAAAATGGGACTGAAAGAGGGTGAGGTAATTCAGCACAGCATGATTAGCAAATCGATAGAGCGTGCCCAGAAAAAAGTGGAAGAGAATAACTTCGGTATTCGTAAACGATTATTGGAGTACGATGATGTAATGAACTCTCAGCGTGAGGTTATTTATAAACGTCGCCGTCATGCCTTATTTGGTGAGCGTATTCAGGTTGATATTGCCAATATGATGTTTGATTTGTCTGAATTGATTGCAAATGAATATCATGGTGGTGATTTTGAGGAGTTTAAACTAGATTTAATTCGTACTTTATCAACCGATTCTCCAATCAGTGAAGAGGAATTAATGAAGGAGAAACCAGAAGTAGTTACTGAGAAGATTTACCAAGTGGTTTTAGATAACTACAAGCGAAAAGTGGAATCAATTAGCAAACAAGCTTATCCGGTAATCAAAAATGTATACGAATCCAAAGCGGAAATATATGAGAATATTGTGGTTCCATTCTCCGATGGTTCTAAAATGTTTCAGGTAGTAACCAACTTAAAGAAAGCATACGAGAGTAAGGCTGAAAACTTGGTTCGTTCTTTCGAGAAGGTATCTATTCTTGCAACCATTGATGATGCTTGGAAAGAGCATTTGCGTGAGATGGATGACTTGAAACAATCTGTTCAGAATGCTTCTTACGAACAAAAGGATCCATTGTTGATCTACAAATTTGAATCGTTCAATTTGTTTAAAACGATGATTGAAACTACAAATAAGAGTGTTGTTAGCAGCTTAATGAAAGGTCATATTCCATTATCGGATCCTGAAGATATTCGTAAGGCCGAAGAGCGTAAAAGAACCGATTTAAGCAATTTAAAAACTACCAAAGAAGAAATTGGCGGAGGTCGGGGCAAATCGGAGCCAAAAAAGATGGAGCCAGTTCGTGTCGCTCAAAAAGTGGGTAGAAATGAACCTTGTCCTTGTGGTAGTGGTAAAAAATACAAACAATGTCATGGAAAAGGAGTTCCTGCTTAA
- the lgt gene encoding prolipoprotein diacylglyceryl transferase produces MLLSILWDIDPEIFRIGPVAVRWYGLLFALGFLLGYYLVEKMFKKDGIELEWLDKLFLYTMIATVVGARLGHVFFYGWEFYSQHPAEIIKIWRGGLASHGATIGILIALWFYSKKVSKKSMLWILDYVVIPVALAGCFIRFGNLMNSEIIGTQTHSEWGIQFIRASIYEPLAPRHPAQLYESICYLISFAVLSFMYWKTNAKQYSGRLFGAFFVMIFTARFFIEFIKENQEAFEQGMALNMGQLLSIPFVLIGLFFFIRSFKIKPVA; encoded by the coding sequence ATGTTGCTTTCAATCCTTTGGGATATCGACCCGGAAATATTTAGAATCGGCCCTGTAGCTGTCCGTTGGTACGGATTACTTTTCGCTTTAGGCTTTTTGTTGGGATATTATTTGGTAGAAAAGATGTTTAAAAAAGATGGTATTGAACTGGAATGGCTTGATAAGTTGTTTCTGTATACCATGATTGCAACAGTTGTAGGAGCTCGTTTGGGACATGTATTCTTTTATGGTTGGGAATTCTATTCTCAGCATCCAGCGGAAATTATAAAAATTTGGCGTGGAGGATTAGCTTCTCATGGCGCTACAATTGGAATTCTTATCGCATTGTGGTTTTATTCAAAGAAAGTCAGCAAGAAGTCAATGCTTTGGATATTGGATTACGTCGTAATTCCAGTTGCCTTGGCGGGATGTTTTATTCGTTTTGGAAATTTGATGAACTCTGAAATTATCGGAACTCAAACTCATTCGGAATGGGGGATTCAATTCATCAGAGCATCTATTTATGAGCCATTGGCTCCTCGACATCCAGCTCAGTTATACGAGTCAATATGTTATTTAATTTCCTTTGCTGTATTGTCGTTCATGTATTGGAAAACAAATGCAAAACAATACAGTGGAAGACTGTTTGGAGCCTTTTTCGTGATGATTTTTACTGCACGTTTCTTTATCGAATTCATAAAAGAAAATCAGGAAGCTTTTGAACAGGGAATGGCATTGAATATGGGACAATTATTAAGTATACCTTTTGTTTTAATTGGGTTGTTCTTTTTTATACGATCCTTTAAAATAAAACCAGTGGCTTAG
- a CDS encoding MutS-related protein yields the protein MKQKLSFYTDRINDFNKQSSDLQKQNRNLSFLRLISAIGAFVLFYVILSYSLLIASTVAITLVLSLIYFVRRYNRNSKNSKRLKALIEINENEISCLQTRHSRLFYNGEEYLKPNHSYASDLDVFGKYSLFQLINRSVTKTGNNTLANWLSKPSSNKEIRKRQDAVKELAKKIDWRQNIIQYGFTGKLKNDDPNFVIEWGKKPSLFHGQKLLKIVVTVMPFLSLAALIYAFIGSQAPITIMILANIGIHYFNRKKVSKEHEQTSKRGEMLKTYSYIIEQFERGNWESEKLNELKTTLATDDQPTAKKINQLTRLIELLDQRLNLVVQFLFNLLFFYELHILFRIDRWKEKYGHDIEKWFDAISEIEAISSLANLSFNHEDWAFPKISEKHFELELKEAGHPLIDQKARVNNDYQLNGPGTVHIVTGSNMAGKSTFLRTVGVNIVLALSGAPVCAKEMKVSNVEVNTSMRIKDSIEDNESSFYAELKRIQQVIEKVNKKEKTLLLLDEILRGTNSKDKHTGSRALIKQLVKHDAVAMVATHDLELSILEEELPGQVENRFFDIKIDGDQLYFDYKVQKGFCKTFNAPILMRKMGIDLEILKEA from the coding sequence ATGAAGCAAAAACTATCCTTTTATACTGACAGAATAAATGACTTTAATAAGCAAAGCTCTGATCTGCAAAAGCAAAATAGAAACCTCTCTTTCTTACGTTTGATAAGTGCGATTGGAGCATTCGTGTTATTTTATGTAATTCTTTCCTATTCTCTATTAATTGCAAGCACAGTTGCTATCACACTAGTACTCTCATTGATTTATTTTGTAAGAAGATACAATCGTAATAGTAAAAATAGTAAAAGGCTAAAGGCTTTAATTGAAATCAACGAAAATGAAATCTCTTGCTTGCAAACACGCCATAGCAGGCTTTTTTACAATGGTGAAGAATATTTAAAGCCAAATCATTCTTATGCATCAGACTTAGATGTATTTGGCAAGTATTCTCTTTTTCAATTAATTAACCGAAGTGTTACAAAAACTGGAAATAACACTCTTGCTAATTGGCTTTCAAAGCCATCGTCTAATAAAGAGATTCGCAAAAGACAAGATGCCGTTAAGGAATTGGCAAAAAAAATTGATTGGAGACAAAATATTATTCAATATGGTTTTACAGGCAAACTAAAAAATGATGATCCCAATTTTGTTATTGAATGGGGTAAAAAGCCCTCTCTTTTTCATGGTCAAAAACTATTGAAGATCGTTGTAACTGTTATGCCGTTTCTTTCCTTAGCAGCCTTAATTTATGCTTTTATCGGCTCGCAAGCTCCTATTACAATTATGATATTGGCTAATATTGGAATCCATTACTTCAATCGCAAAAAGGTTAGTAAGGAGCATGAACAAACTTCGAAAAGAGGGGAAATGCTCAAAACCTACTCCTATATTATTGAGCAGTTCGAAAGAGGGAATTGGGAATCTGAAAAACTGAATGAGCTTAAAACTACATTAGCAACTGATGATCAGCCAACGGCAAAAAAAATAAACCAATTGACCCGTTTAATAGAATTACTTGATCAGCGCTTGAATCTTGTTGTTCAATTCCTTTTCAACCTTTTGTTTTTTTATGAATTGCACATATTGTTTCGGATTGACCGTTGGAAGGAAAAATACGGCCATGACATTGAAAAATGGTTTGATGCGATCAGTGAAATTGAAGCGATATCCAGCCTCGCTAATTTAAGTTTTAATCATGAAGATTGGGCTTTCCCGAAAATCTCTGAGAAACACTTTGAATTGGAATTAAAAGAAGCAGGACATCCGTTGATTGATCAGAAAGCTAGAGTGAATAATGACTATCAGCTGAATGGACCAGGAACTGTGCATATCGTTACAGGATCGAACATGGCAGGAAAAAGCACATTTTTGCGAACAGTTGGTGTCAATATTGTTTTAGCTCTTTCTGGTGCACCGGTTTGTGCCAAAGAAATGAAAGTTTCTAATGTTGAAGTCAACACCTCTATGAGAATTAAAGATTCAATAGAAGACAATGAATCATCATTTTATGCAGAGCTAAAGAGAATTCAGCAGGTTATTGAAAAGGTGAACAAAAAAGAGAAGACATTACTGCTGTTGGATGAAATTTTAAGAGGGACTAATTCGAAAGATAAACACACCGGATCGCGGGCATTGATTAAGCAATTGGTGAAACACGATGCTGTTGCCATGGTTGCGACTCACGATTTGGAGTTATCCATATTAGAAGAGGAGTTACCAGGACAAGTTGAAAATCGATTCTTTGACATTAAAATTGATGGTGATCAGCTTTATTTCGACTACAAAGTGCAGAAAGGATTTTGCAAAACCTTTAATGCTCCAATTTTAATGCGGAAAATGGGAATTGATCTGGAAATATTGAAGGAAGCATAA